The following coding sequences are from one Musa acuminata AAA Group cultivar baxijiao chromosome BXJ1-6, Cavendish_Baxijiao_AAA, whole genome shotgun sequence window:
- the LOC135676581 gene encoding probable bifunctional methylthioribulose-1-phosphate dehydratase/enolase-phosphatase E1 1 isoform X2, with protein MAMNVLPLTTPRAYLEGKPVGGTRALVSDHLRLHIYNLGCVTGIDGSFTVKAAPCKPRQFIVVAPSVSPSGVLKARFVPERMYALFRSGAVLSSPTPKPNLQKSPNCTGCAAHAVKAENYQYPFDAAIKLHQLGIDWNAFGQNSLGHPKQFQYRGRHLSGSVRAGPLNGSLDPVPSIQCIVLDIEGTTTPITFVTDVLFPYAHDNVRKHLMSTYDSEETKEDIKLLRAQVEDDLKEGILGSVPVPSDDAGKDEGHIWRTGFENKELQGVVYEDVPEALLKWHANGIKVYIYSSGSREAQRLIFGNTSYGDLRKYLCGFFDTTVGNKRESRSYFEISVSVGVDEPSQVLFVTDVYAEAVAAKAAGLQVLISVRPGNAPLPENHGFKTIKSFADIQ; from the exons ATGGCGATGAACGTGCTCCCGCTGACAACCCCGCGGGCGTACTTAGAGGGCAAGCCCGTGGGCGGGACGCGGGCCCTTGTCTCCGACCACCTCCGCCTCCACATCTATAACCTTGGCTGCGTCACCGGCATCGACGGCAGCTTCACCGTTAAAGCCGCCCCCTGCAAACCTCGTCAGTTCATCGTCGTGGCACCCTCTG TGTCACCGTCAGGGGTTCTGAAGGCGCGTTTCGTGCCGGAACGCATGTACGCGCTGTTTAGAAGCGGGGCCGTGCTATCCTCTCCGACGCCGAAGCCCAACCTTCAAAAGTCTCCAAACTGCACGGGTTGCGCTGCACATGCTGTGAAA GCTGAGAATTACCAGTACCCTTTTGATGCTGCAATCAAGCTTCACCAATTGGGTATCGACTGGAATGCATTTGGTCAGAATTCATTAGGTCATCCAAAACAATTTCAGTATAGGGGTAGGCATCTAAGTGGTTCTGTGCGAGCAGGACCACTAAATGGCAGCCTTGATCCTGTGCCATCAATT CAATGCATTGTCCTTGACATAGAAGGAACAACTACACCAATAACATTTGTTACAGATGTTCTTTTTCCATATGCTCATGATAATGTGAGAAAACATTTGATGTCCACATATGACAGCGAGGAAACAAAAGAAGATATTAAGCTATTGCGTGCCCAA GTTGAGGATGACCTGAAAGAAGGGATTTTGGGTTCAGTACCTGTTCCATCTGATGATGCTGGAAAAGATGAG GGTCATATATGGAGGACTGGATTTGAGAACAAAGAATTGCAAGGAGTTGTTTATGAGGATGTTCCAGAAGCACTTCTGAAGTGGCATGCTAATGGCATAAAG GTTTACATATATTCAAGTGGTAGCAGAGAGGCTCAGAGACTTATATTTGGAAACACTTCTTATGGAGACTTACGAAAATACCTATGTGGATTTTTTGACACCACAGTTGG AAATAAAAGAGAATCGCGGAGTTACTTTGAAATTTCTGTGTCAGTGGGAGTCGATGAACCTTCTCAAGTCCTGTTTGTAACTGATGTCTATGCAGAAGCTGTGGCAGCAAAGGCTGCAG GTCTTCAAGTGTTGATCTCCGTTCGTCCTGGAAATGCACCTCTTCCCGAGAATCACGGATTTAAAACAATAAAATCCTTTGCCGATATCCAATGA
- the LOC135676581 gene encoding probable bifunctional methylthioribulose-1-phosphate dehydratase/enolase-phosphatase E1 1 isoform X1: MAMNVLPLTTPRAYLEGKPVGGTRALVSDHLRLHIYNLGCVTGIDGSFTVKAAPCKPRQFIVVAPSVSPSGVLKARFVPERMYALFRSGAVLSSPTPKPNLQKSPNCTGCAAHAVKAENYQYPFDAAIKLHQLGIDWNAFGQNSLGHPKQFQYRGRHLSGSVRAGPLNGSLDPVPSIQCIVLDIEGTTTPITFVTDVLFPYAHDNVRKHLMSTYDSEETKEDIKLLRAQVEDDLKEGILGSVPVPSDDAGKDEVIDSLVTNVEAMIRADRKITSLKQLQGHIWRTGFENKELQGVVYEDVPEALLKWHANGIKVYIYSSGSREAQRLIFGNTSYGDLRKYLCGFFDTTVGNKRESRSYFEISVSVGVDEPSQVLFVTDVYAEAVAAKAAGLQVLISVRPGNAPLPENHGFKTIKSFADIQ; encoded by the exons ATGGCGATGAACGTGCTCCCGCTGACAACCCCGCGGGCGTACTTAGAGGGCAAGCCCGTGGGCGGGACGCGGGCCCTTGTCTCCGACCACCTCCGCCTCCACATCTATAACCTTGGCTGCGTCACCGGCATCGACGGCAGCTTCACCGTTAAAGCCGCCCCCTGCAAACCTCGTCAGTTCATCGTCGTGGCACCCTCTG TGTCACCGTCAGGGGTTCTGAAGGCGCGTTTCGTGCCGGAACGCATGTACGCGCTGTTTAGAAGCGGGGCCGTGCTATCCTCTCCGACGCCGAAGCCCAACCTTCAAAAGTCTCCAAACTGCACGGGTTGCGCTGCACATGCTGTGAAA GCTGAGAATTACCAGTACCCTTTTGATGCTGCAATCAAGCTTCACCAATTGGGTATCGACTGGAATGCATTTGGTCAGAATTCATTAGGTCATCCAAAACAATTTCAGTATAGGGGTAGGCATCTAAGTGGTTCTGTGCGAGCAGGACCACTAAATGGCAGCCTTGATCCTGTGCCATCAATT CAATGCATTGTCCTTGACATAGAAGGAACAACTACACCAATAACATTTGTTACAGATGTTCTTTTTCCATATGCTCATGATAATGTGAGAAAACATTTGATGTCCACATATGACAGCGAGGAAACAAAAGAAGATATTAAGCTATTGCGTGCCCAA GTTGAGGATGACCTGAAAGAAGGGATTTTGGGTTCAGTACCTGTTCCATCTGATGATGCTGGAAAAGATGAGGTGATTGATTCTTTAGTAACTAATGTTGAGGCCATGATTAGAGCTGACAGAAAAATTACCTCTCTTAAACAATTGCAG GGTCATATATGGAGGACTGGATTTGAGAACAAAGAATTGCAAGGAGTTGTTTATGAGGATGTTCCAGAAGCACTTCTGAAGTGGCATGCTAATGGCATAAAG GTTTACATATATTCAAGTGGTAGCAGAGAGGCTCAGAGACTTATATTTGGAAACACTTCTTATGGAGACTTACGAAAATACCTATGTGGATTTTTTGACACCACAGTTGG AAATAAAAGAGAATCGCGGAGTTACTTTGAAATTTCTGTGTCAGTGGGAGTCGATGAACCTTCTCAAGTCCTGTTTGTAACTGATGTCTATGCAGAAGCTGTGGCAGCAAAGGCTGCAG GTCTTCAAGTGTTGATCTCCGTTCGTCCTGGAAATGCACCTCTTCCCGAGAATCACGGATTTAAAACAATAAAATCCTTTGCCGATATCCAATGA